The following DNA comes from Seriola aureovittata isolate HTS-2021-v1 ecotype China chromosome 15, ASM2101889v1, whole genome shotgun sequence.
CATGATTATTTTGCAAAGTTAAGGTAAAATATAGGCTACAAAAGATCCTAAATAAAGAGCCGTTCAGGATTCGAAAGAGCCGGCTCTTCTTTGGGAGCCGAGTCAAAAGAGCCGAACTATAGATACTATTGATATAATACATTGTGTTCAGTTAATTTTTTCAAGTCCatgtaatttagtttttataagTATATTCAATCAAATCCTTTAAGTATGAGGAAGACATATATATTTAgttaaggaaattaaaaaaaaaaaattatattaaactTAGAATATAGATTAAGTCAACTGAACACATAGTTTTTTAAGTATAGTGTAACTCAAAAAATTTATCAGGATAACTTAAAAGTTCTTATGTAATCAGTTACGACAAAAATTTTGAGTTTTCTTAACTTATTCgggtttacagtgtgttttggggacctctgagacttattcaaacttgttgaaaaggagcataatatgtcccctttataatcatgtttaaaaacttcattaaaaagtaatcatgtctaaaatatttattcaaaaacagtcatgtctaaaacctttattaaaaactaaacatgTCTAAAATTTCttgaaaaataatcatgttcaaaatctttattaaaaaccaaTCATGTCTAAAACCTCtattaaaaaacaatcatgtttacaatctttattaaaaaacaatcatgCTTAAAATCTCTATTAAaaattaatcatgtttaaaaccTTTATCAAAGAGTAATCATGTTTAAAACCTTTAtctaaaagtaataaaaaataatcatgtttaaaatctttattaaaaagcaattaagcttaaaatctttattaaaaagcaattatgtttaatatctttatttaaaagcatttatgtttggattttttgaTAAAAAGCAATCATGTTTAAGAACTTTATTAAAAAGCAatcaattattttaaataaccttgagaaaataattatgtttaaaaactttattaagAGGGATGTTAGGAGAAAGTGTATAGAAGTTTGGAGACTTGATTGTGAACTGAATTAGGGGGAACTTTAAACAACAGTGGAGACAAACATGATAGGAGATTCAACTGGTAAAAATCAAAATCTTGGagtgataaaaatgtacataatgTGACTagaattctttattttttgtctgtgtgtatgtgtatatatataattttgtgAGATATTGTATATTTTGATTAGTCTTGTGTTGCATGTAGATTGCTTTCAGCACTTATATCTTGGCACTTAAGAAAATCTAGGATATTGAGTACTATACCACTCCGAAGAAATACAACTACTTTTTGGATAACTCAAATATACCCCGgagacacacataaaaaaagtcGCTGATGGAGAAAGGACCAAGGCCCAGGATACCATTGATGGAACATACACTGGAGAGAGTGTAATTAGGAGAAGAAAGAGggtttaaacaaataaaaggctGCGTGCCCACTACCTGACCGAGAGGTCTGATCTTAAAAACATCTATTTTCTACACCTAACCCAACTCGAGGCTTTAAATTGGCAGTTAACAAACCAATGTGTGACGTCATGAAAGGTTGTCACTTGATTTTAACActagaaagaaagacagagtgggacctctttgtttttactttataaacATCGGAGTAAAGTAAAAAGGAGGAGATCTCACTCTGTCCTTGTTTCTGAGTCAACCCTGAGACCTGTTTAGTCATATTTTAGAAATAAGGGGAAAGTGAAACATCTTTAGTCAAACAGAGTGAGACCTCTTTATTTTAACTTAAGGAACAGCAGAGTGAGAGCTCTTTAGTCAAACATTAGAAACAGCAGAGTGGGACCTTTTTATGTCAAAAACAACGAAAGAGTGAGAgatctttattttaatttcagaaactGGAGCAGAGTGAGACATCCTCTCATCTGCGTTGTAATAAAATAGCTCTACTCCCGTTTAGTCCCGCCCCCGGAAAAGGAACTCTATTCGCGCGCGGGATTTAAGTGAAGAAGAATCTCGCGGTCTGTCAGGCGGTTTCCCTCCTTGCGGAGAACAAATAAAGATCTGTAAGTATAGATCAATAACTGTTATTAGACTGATTTAATGGCGACACCACTGAAGAGGCGATTCCGTGCCAGTCCGTTGCTGAGCGGCAGCTGCTCACGCAGACAGAAGAAGATCTCCATCGAGGGAAACATTGGTGAGTTCTGGTTCTAACCGGACGGATCAGCGGTGACTTCTCTACCGGCGGGGAGGTTAAAGATCGGAGGGGGTTTAAATCCGTTGGAGAACTCAGAGGTTCAGTGCCTTTGTGGAGCTGATTGGCGCCAAATGAAACACCAAAGACGAGATAATCAATAGCCTAATCAGaatttgacatttaataatcaataattggTGAAGTTTGTAGCTCCATGCAGGGCAGTAAACTTTCCAGATGTCAGTTTAAAGATCCTCCAGTTTAAAGTAAACACACATCAGTGACTATTGATCCATCAACCCTCTGATTagattcagtcatttttaaaggaaaaggtCTAAATGTTACATATGGTTGAgtttctggttttgtttttttctgactgtaAACAACGAGTAAATAACATCTGTTGACAATCTCTGATATTTCTGCTGTAATCTGAcgttttatagaccaaacaatctGGAAAATAAATCCTATTTGTCAGTTAACTAATGACTCATTAAGTAAAATGTATCTGAGTTGTGACGCTGTCAAATATTTGGTttttgtccaaaacccaaagatcttCAGTTAAGAATGAGAAGAGTTTTATGATTAATGATTATTGGTTATTAGTTTGTTTGtctataaaaaatgtttgtgtttgtgtctctgttggttCAAAAGGAAATTCTTACAGATCCAgcctctcacctgtctgtctctctctctctctctctctgtctctctgtctgtctcacctgtctgtctctctctctctctctctgtctctctgtctgtctcacctgtctgtctctctgtctctctctctctctgtctgtctgtctgtctgtctcaactgtctgtctctcagctgcagGGAAGTCTACGTTTGTGCGTCTCCTCCAGGGGGCGTCGGAGGACTGGGAAGTGATTCCTGAACCTATTGGAAAATGGTGTAACGTCCAGAATGACAGCGACGACATTTACAAGGTGAATAAAACACAcctgcagtgatgatgtcacacagtgGCATCGGAATACTTCCTgtcctttcagaataaagtgcTGATTTGCCTGCATGTCTCCAGGAGCTGAGTTCCTCTCAGAAGAGTGGAGGGAACCTGCTGCAGATGTTGTACGATAAACCTAGCTGCTGGTCCTACACCTTCCAGGTGAGTTTGTCAGTACCTTTATTTatgtgacaacaacaaacatgaaacaacatGATTCCACTGTACAGCAGATGTTACAGAAACAAAGGGAGGAGCCTCAATTATTTGACTGTAATAAGAAAAGTAATTTAAACGTAGAGGACACTTTAGataaaactgtatttcattatgttcaaacaacaaacaaggaTGATACTGTCCAATCACCTTAGGCTTCTGCTGTTGTTTACTCCAACATTACTCCAGTTCTACAGACATATCACTTGATGTCACTGTGGtctttgttttaatcatttaatgacACTGAGATATTTAAAACCATCTCTGAATTTTCTCCAGTGAATACAAACTGTGGTTCACTAATATCTTTAGTTTTGTCACTAATATCTTTAGTTTTGTCACTAATATCTTTAGTTTTGTCACTGTTAGGGTTAAATCACTCCTGTGGTCTGTTGTTCATCTATTGTGTAACCGTCTAACTGATAACTGATATCCTCACAAAGATTTAACACtgttaataaatacatacatatttatgaCTAAATCCAgtaatttaataaatttaattaaatccCTGCTTTGAACAGTTATGCTCAGAGTTTCCCTCCACACTGTAAAGGAAGAACAGACGGGCTCGTCATCACTGAATAGTCCAGACGTCTCTGTAACTGACCCAGTCGTCAGGAACCAGAATCATGTAGTGGTTTCGATGAACTCCTTCAAGACGTtgtctctgcttcttttcctggttttatttttagaaaaaacCTCCTTCATTTGTTGTTAACTAAAATTACCGTTGGACAGTGTTAAACACCAGATCTCAATTTCCTCCTGGGGAGTTCATGTTGttgcttcttcttcactgtttattttctcaactttttaGTGTTCCCGTCTTTCATGTGTCAACTCTCTGTTTAACcaggaaatgtaaaaatgccaCAAACCTCCTTTATTTCATCCACTGACAGGTTACCTAGGTAACAACAACGTTTAAAGGTTTACAGGTATCATCAGGTGTCATCCATCATGTCACTATTTGTTTCCTCTAAACTCACCTGCTTCTCTTTATCCTATTTACCCCGGTGACTGAAGTTCAGCTGATCCACTGCTGGACTCCCTAtatgtctgtctcacctgtctctttctcgcctgtgtctctcacctgtctctctctcacctgtgtCTATGTcacctgtctctcacctgtctctgcaGAGTTATGCGTGTCTCAGCAGAGTTCGTTCTCAGCTTCAGTCTCCGTCAGTCAAACTTCAGCAGGCTGAAAACCCTGTTCAGTTCTATGAACGCTCTGTTTACTCAGACAGGTAACTACACACCTGGGAGAcctcacacatacatgcagtACTTTACAACACTaagtgtgtactgtgtgtacagGTACGTGTTTGCGTCCAACCTGTTTGAGTGTGGTAACCTGTCGGACACAGAGTGGGCTGTTTACCAGGACTGGCACACCTGGTTACTGAACCAGTTTGAACCTGAGATCGCCCTCGACGGAATCATCTACCTGAGAGCCCAGCCACAGGTACTACTACtaactattactactactaatactactactaactactattactactaacTATTAccactactactaatactactactaactaTTACCACTACTCCTAACTATtagtactactactaatactattACTAACaactactactaactactaTTACTACATGTGTCTGTATTGGTATAATACTGTTTTTCAGCGGTGTATGCAGCGGTTGCTCCGGCGGGGACGGGAGGAGGAACAAGGGATTCCTCTGGAGTATCTTGAGCAGCTACACTTCAGACATGAGGCCTGGCTCTACCACAGGAACCTCAGGTAACAACACACAGCAGTTGTATGtgtaatatattttcattaaagtCTGTGGCGTTTTCTGAAAAAGTTGACgttcatttatttctcatcgtctgaaacagaaacatgaagtaAAACCTGAAACCTGTGACtgttattttaaatcattaGCTTTGCTTCAGAAAATGGATTTGGCTGAAAACAAGCACTTTAATCAACATTTCAGTTCAGGTTTAATTTTATAGTTGATGAACAATGATTtacattaaaagtcaaaagGTTTAACGTCTCAGATGGTTTTACTTCGTGATATATAAATATCAGTTTTCATGGTGATGAACACATGAGTTTGATAAAAGATGAATTAGCAGGTGGAGTTTCAGATAAACTCAAATCTTTTCTGACTTGTGTTTGATCAATAGTATTAAATGTCAGTCACATTTACCTGACTGCTCAGGTTGGACTTTGATTACCTGAATAATCTACCTCTTCTGATTCTGGACGTCGACGACGACTTCAAGAATGATCGTATCAAACAGGAAGCCATCGTCGACAAGGTTCgtttttattgtacttttatttttctgttgttcatgagtttaatttttattatctgATCTGCAgtctgtttcctcctgcaggtCAGAGCCTTTCTCACCATGCTGTAGATTCATCTACCAATCAGAGCTCAGGATGTGAGCGGCAGCTGCATCTGATTGGATGATGCAGTTACACTTTGTAAATGTTTCtctgaatttttaatttttgtttttgtccgaGCGTCGACTCAGGGCTcctgtcagctgatgtttcagAGCTTCATTGGAAAACCTCAAGTTTGTAGCAGcagttttaatctttttcttaACTTCatgttaatttttattttttatattttgtagatacattttaaaatgagtcagtgaaggcatcgtgtgtgtgtgtgtgtgtgtgtgtgtgtgtgtgagagtgagtgtgtgtattaaaaCTATGTATTTACTTGAATTAGCTCAATATGCTTCAGTCTGGATCATTTTCTCTCATAAACACTTGGTGCTTGTTTTCACTTACTGTCAGTGAAGACACCATGATGCTTTCAGGGACTAACActtgatgtttttctctggcGGTCTCTGTAAATCTGAATGggtgaataaatgaaatcagACCTCACTGTTTGTCTGAAATAATTTTACTTTCTGACTTGGATGTTATTAAACCAAACTTAAATTAGAAATCAACCACTTTAAATCTCCATCACATCAACAAATATCCAACATGTTAGTGAAACAAACACTGTACTACAgagtactgtgtgtactgtaatACTTTGTTCTaacatgaaataacaaaagacaataaaggttaaaattttgattttaaatttgaaagATTTCAATAGATCTTCATGATTCAGAGATAAACTGACTCACTGATACCACACAGATACATA
Coding sequences within:
- the LOC130182600 gene encoding deoxycytidine kinase 2-like, whose product is MATPLKRRFRASPLLSGSCSRRQKKISIEGNIAAGKSTFVRLLQGASEDWEVIPEPIGKWCNVQNDSDDIYKELSSSQKSGGNLLQMLYDKPSCWSYTFQSYACLSRVRSQLQSPSVKLQQAENPVQFYERSVYSDRYVFASNLFECGNLSDTEWAVYQDWHTWLLNQFEPEIALDGIIYLRAQPQRCMQRLLRRGREEEQGIPLEYLEQLHFRHEAWLYHRNLRLDFDYLNNLPLLILDVDDDFKNDRIKQEAIVDKVRAFLTML